In Leucobacter sp. CX169, a single genomic region encodes these proteins:
- a CDS encoding FAD-binding oxidoreductase — translation MINGNVSHWWQDIGAPQSRPALPGDLTADVAIVGAGYTGLWTAYYLKQAKPELRVVIIEQRHVGYGASGRNGGWLTNAITGGREQYVKSHGRDAAERFQRAMNDTVDEVIRVAAAEGIDADIKKGGEFNVAYTPAQEARIRGFAAAEQAWKSTDLQLLEASEAKAKINVANTRAAVWHPHSARIQPAKLAKGLADTVERMGVEIYENTRAEEITPHRVRTTHGTVSADYIVRATEGFTAGLKGLKRLWLPMNSSLIATEPLAQSVWDELNWSQGEVLGDFAHVYMYAQRTADDRIAIGGRGVPYKFGSKTDLDGNTPEETAKTLSEILHRFFPATQGAAIDHVWSGVLGVPRDWAATVGLDRETGIAWGGGYVGTGVTTTNLSGRTITDLILGNKTELTTLPWVNHKVRKWEPEPLRWLATKGLYAAYGMADRAELNGRETTSPIAHIADVVTGRG, via the coding sequence ATGATTAACGGCAACGTGTCCCACTGGTGGCAGGACATCGGGGCACCCCAGTCGCGGCCTGCGCTGCCCGGGGACCTGACCGCGGACGTCGCTATCGTCGGCGCCGGCTACACGGGCCTGTGGACGGCCTACTACCTGAAGCAGGCAAAGCCTGAGCTTCGCGTCGTCATTATTGAGCAGCGCCACGTGGGCTATGGCGCCTCGGGTCGCAACGGCGGCTGGTTGACGAACGCGATCACCGGTGGCCGTGAGCAGTACGTCAAGTCGCACGGACGGGACGCCGCCGAGCGGTTCCAGCGGGCGATGAACGACACGGTCGACGAGGTCATCCGGGTCGCCGCGGCAGAGGGCATCGACGCCGACATCAAGAAGGGTGGCGAGTTCAACGTCGCTTACACCCCGGCCCAGGAGGCGCGCATTCGCGGGTTCGCGGCGGCCGAGCAGGCGTGGAAGTCCACCGATCTGCAACTGCTCGAGGCGAGCGAGGCAAAGGCCAAGATCAACGTCGCGAACACGCGTGCCGCCGTCTGGCACCCGCACAGCGCGCGGATCCAGCCCGCAAAGCTCGCCAAGGGCCTGGCCGACACGGTCGAGCGCATGGGCGTCGAGATCTACGAGAACACGCGCGCCGAAGAGATCACACCACACCGCGTGCGCACCACGCACGGGACGGTTTCGGCCGACTACATTGTGCGCGCGACCGAGGGCTTCACCGCCGGCCTCAAGGGCCTGAAGCGCCTCTGGCTGCCGATGAACTCGTCGCTGATCGCGACCGAGCCGCTCGCGCAGAGCGTGTGGGACGAGCTGAACTGGAGCCAGGGCGAGGTGCTCGGCGACTTCGCTCACGTCTACATGTATGCGCAGCGCACCGCTGACGACCGCATCGCCATCGGCGGCCGTGGGGTGCCCTACAAGTTCGGCTCGAAGACCGACCTCGACGGCAATACGCCTGAGGAAACGGCCAAGACCCTCAGCGAGATCCTGCACCGCTTCTTCCCCGCGACGCAAGGAGCGGCCATCGACCACGTGTGGTCTGGCGTGCTGGGTGTGCCGCGAGACTGGGCCGCGACCGTCGGTCTCGACCGCGAGACGGGAATTGCCTGGGGCGGCGGGTACGTCGGCACTGGCGTCACTACGACGAACCTCTCGGGCCGCACGATCACCGACCTGATCCTGGGGAACAAGACCGAACTGACGACGCTGCCGTGGGTCAACCACAAGGTGCGCAAGTGGGAGCCGGAGCCGCTGCGCTGGCTCGCTACCAAGGGTCTGTATGCTGCCTATGGAATGGCGGATCGGGCGGAGCTGAACGGGCGAGAGACGACCTCGCCGATCGCGCACATTGCAGACGTTGTTACGGGGCGCGGCTAG
- a CDS encoding cupin domain-containing protein, with protein sequence MTDTSTHALLNPAAADLGAHAPKPTATTPGMTEATLVLWTNGRVETGLWESNAGSFTATREGYSEICTIISGEATITGAGEEPITYRAGDMVAMPSGWVGVWDVPVAVRKHYTTIND encoded by the coding sequence ATGACTGATACCAGCACGCACGCACTGCTCAACCCGGCCGCGGCCGACCTGGGGGCGCACGCCCCGAAGCCGACCGCGACCACCCCCGGCATGACCGAGGCGACCCTGGTTCTCTGGACCAACGGCCGTGTTGAGACCGGACTGTGGGAGTCCAACGCGGGCAGCTTCACGGCAACGCGCGAGGGCTACTCGGAGATCTGCACCATTATCTCGGGTGAGGCAACGATTACCGGTGCGGGTGAGGAACCGATCACCTACCGCGCGGGCGACATGGTCGCGATGCCGTCCGGGTGGGTCGGCGTCTGGGACGTTCCCGTCGCCGTGCGTAAGCACTACACGACGATTAACGATTAG
- a CDS encoding amidohydrolase, giving the protein MTTQEPRGGDLAIVGARLRTNTADHGDATAILAVDGRIRLVGSDAEVREAAETAGIEVRDLAGATVTPGLFDGHTHPVWAAEVTAGVNLGGLETVAEICAALAAEAERVPVDRWVRGWNLEYEPFEETGMLASLIEEAVGGRPTALMCYDMHTALVTRAALEAAGVTGAQHFEDASEIVVDADGVPTGELREPSAYQFVLAAAPVLSAEETLEANREMLERLAAVGLTGGAIMDGNAGTIEVLAELEARGQLIQRFTVHHWHTVDADDAEVARIIAGKDRRGRLWQAGAIKLFSDGVVDTGTAWLHTVDACGDGRAGFWPDWNRYVEVVQAYHDAGMLIATHAVGDYAVSQVLDVYAALPQRDGLPFHSIEHLEVLADSDLEQLKGSGVTASMQPLHMQWRAADGSDNWTVRLGEGRDATGYRARSVLDVGATLVLGSDWPVAQYDPRLGMAWARGRHTPGDPNARVFEPGERLSGEEALLAYTLWPAEARGHLDRGALAPGMVADFTVWAQDPVLTDADALPDLAIVATIVDGKVVFG; this is encoded by the coding sequence ATGACGACGCAGGAGCCGCGCGGGGGAGACCTCGCGATCGTCGGCGCGCGGCTGCGCACCAACACGGCCGATCACGGCGACGCGACCGCGATCCTCGCGGTTGACGGCAGGATCCGACTCGTCGGCAGCGACGCCGAGGTGCGCGAGGCGGCTGAGACCGCCGGCATCGAGGTGCGCGATCTCGCTGGCGCGACCGTCACTCCCGGACTCTTCGACGGCCACACCCACCCGGTGTGGGCCGCCGAGGTGACGGCCGGAGTGAACCTGGGCGGGCTCGAGACCGTTGCCGAGATCTGCGCAGCACTTGCTGCTGAGGCGGAGCGCGTGCCCGTGGACCGCTGGGTGCGCGGCTGGAACCTCGAGTACGAGCCGTTCGAGGAGACCGGCATGCTCGCCTCGCTCATCGAGGAGGCCGTGGGCGGCCGCCCCACGGCGCTCATGTGTTACGACATGCACACGGCGCTCGTGACTCGCGCGGCCCTCGAGGCCGCCGGCGTCACTGGCGCGCAGCACTTCGAGGACGCGAGCGAGATCGTCGTCGACGCGGATGGCGTGCCCACGGGCGAGCTGCGCGAGCCGAGCGCCTATCAGTTCGTACTCGCCGCGGCGCCGGTGCTCAGCGCGGAAGAGACCCTCGAAGCGAACCGCGAAATGCTCGAGCGCCTTGCAGCGGTCGGGCTCACGGGCGGCGCAATCATGGACGGCAACGCGGGCACCATCGAGGTGCTCGCGGAGCTCGAGGCACGCGGACAGCTCATCCAGCGCTTCACCGTGCACCACTGGCACACCGTCGATGCCGACGACGCCGAGGTCGCGCGCATCATCGCGGGGAAGGATCGCCGAGGCCGCCTGTGGCAGGCCGGTGCGATCAAGCTGTTCAGCGACGGCGTGGTCGATACTGGCACCGCCTGGCTGCACACGGTCGACGCGTGCGGCGATGGCCGTGCCGGGTTCTGGCCCGACTGGAACCGGTACGTCGAGGTGGTTCAGGCCTACCACGACGCGGGAATGCTCATCGCGACCCACGCGGTCGGTGACTACGCCGTCAGCCAGGTGCTCGACGTATATGCGGCGTTGCCCCAGCGGGACGGGCTGCCGTTCCACTCGATCGAGCACCTCGAGGTGCTCGCGGACAGCGACCTCGAGCAGTTGAAGGGCTCGGGCGTCACCGCGTCGATGCAGCCGCTGCACATGCAGTGGCGCGCGGCTGACGGCAGCGACAACTGGACGGTGCGCCTCGGCGAGGGCCGCGACGCGACGGGCTACCGCGCGCGCAGCGTGCTCGACGTCGGCGCCACCCTGGTGCTTGGCTCGGACTGGCCGGTCGCGCAGTACGACCCGCGCCTCGGCATGGCGTGGGCGCGCGGGCGTCACACCCCCGGCGACCCGAACGCCCGCGTGTTCGAGCCGGGCGAGCGCCTGAGCGGCGAGGAAGCGCTGCTGGCGTACACGCTCTGGCCGGCAGAGGCCCGGGGTCACTTGGACCGCGGCGCGCTCGCGCCCGGAATGGTCGCGGACTTCACGGTGTGGGCGCAGGATCCGGTCCTGACCGACGCCGACGCGCTGCCCGATCTCGCGATCGTGGCGACGATCGTCGACGGAAAGGTCGTCTTCGGCTAG
- a CDS encoding NAD(P)H-quinone dehydrogenase, producing MANPFERKHRIAILGGGPGGYEAALAGAQLGAEVTLVERAGVGGSAVLTDVVPSKSLIATAEAVSAVQGAGTLGVQAFLPGQGGHPIRPEIAVNLAAVNQRLIAMAGAQSTDMLATLTEAGVRVVQGEGRLDGPDAVIVSTALGTDGTDFERLEADTIVVSVGASPRELDSAKPDGERILTWTQLYDLKAIPEHLIVVGSGVTGAEFASAYRALGAEVTLVSSRDQVLPGEDSDAAAVIEKVFKRSGMHVLNKSRAESVTRTETGVRVELADGRVVEGSHCLMAVGSIPNTTGIGLRAAGVQLTESGHIQVNKVARTSVPSIYAAGDCTNFFPLASVAAMQGRTAIMHALGDFVRPIDLNNVASNVFTQPEIATVGWSEQDVAEAQDISRTVMQKLPLAINPRAKMLGITDGFVKIYASQGSGVVVGGVVVAPKASELIFALALAVEHRLTVDQVASAFTVYPSLTGSMGDAARALHVR from the coding sequence ATGGCGAACCCGTTCGAACGCAAGCACCGAATCGCAATCCTTGGCGGCGGCCCTGGCGGGTACGAGGCGGCCCTCGCGGGCGCGCAGCTCGGCGCAGAGGTCACCCTGGTCGAGCGGGCGGGGGTCGGCGGCTCTGCCGTGCTGACCGACGTCGTCCCCTCGAAGAGCCTGATCGCGACGGCCGAGGCCGTGAGCGCGGTGCAGGGCGCCGGGACGCTCGGCGTGCAGGCCTTCCTGCCCGGACAGGGGGGTCACCCCATCCGCCCCGAAATCGCGGTCAATCTCGCCGCGGTTAACCAGCGCCTCATCGCGATGGCTGGCGCGCAGTCGACCGACATGCTCGCAACTCTCACCGAGGCTGGCGTGCGCGTCGTGCAAGGCGAGGGGCGCCTCGACGGCCCCGACGCTGTGATCGTCTCGACCGCGCTCGGCACAGATGGCACCGACTTTGAGCGCCTCGAGGCCGACACGATCGTCGTCTCGGTCGGCGCGAGCCCCCGCGAACTCGACTCGGCAAAGCCCGACGGCGAACGCATTCTGACGTGGACCCAGCTCTACGACCTGAAGGCGATTCCCGAGCACCTCATTGTTGTCGGATCGGGCGTCACCGGAGCCGAGTTCGCCAGCGCCTACCGCGCGCTCGGCGCCGAGGTCACCCTCGTGTCGAGCCGCGACCAGGTGTTGCCTGGTGAGGACTCCGACGCCGCCGCGGTGATCGAGAAGGTCTTCAAGCGCAGCGGCATGCACGTGCTGAACAAGTCGCGGGCCGAGTCGGTCACGCGCACCGAGACCGGTGTGCGCGTCGAGCTCGCCGACGGCCGCGTCGTCGAGGGCTCGCACTGCCTCATGGCGGTCGGCTCCATCCCGAACACCACAGGCATCGGACTGCGTGCCGCGGGCGTGCAGCTCACTGAGAGCGGCCACATCCAGGTGAACAAGGTCGCGCGCACCTCGGTGCCGTCGATTTACGCGGCAGGCGACTGCACGAACTTCTTCCCGCTGGCCTCGGTCGCCGCGATGCAGGGGCGCACCGCGATCATGCACGCGCTCGGTGACTTCGTGCGCCCGATCGACCTGAACAACGTCGCCTCGAACGTGTTCACTCAGCCCGAGATCGCCACGGTCGGCTGGAGCGAGCAGGATGTCGCCGAGGCGCAGGACATCTCGCGCACCGTGATGCAGAAGCTCCCGCTCGCGATCAACCCGCGCGCCAAGATGCTCGGCATCACCGACGGCTTCGTCAAGATCTACGCCTCGCAGGGATCGGGCGTGGTCGTCGGCGGCGTGGTCGTCGCCCCGAAGGCGAGCGAGCTGATCTTCGCGCTCGCGCTCGCGGTTGAACATCGTCTCACCGTTGATCAGGTCGCGTCGGCCTTTACGGTCTACCCGTCACTCACCGGATCGATGGGTGACGCCGCCCGGGCGCTGCACGTTCGATGA
- a CDS encoding cupredoxin domain-containing protein, producing MSELIGRRAFLTGVGIAGLGAAALLVGCAPTELTPVPSDDDAKDIAVTVQVSDNRFEPAEVTIKPGQAVRWEFLGTAKHDVVSDDRSFVSELMRDGSYTHVFDAPGEFPYLCSIHAEMRGVVTVASL from the coding sequence ATGAGCGAGCTCATCGGCCGCCGCGCGTTCCTCACTGGAGTTGGGATCGCCGGACTTGGCGCCGCCGCCCTGCTCGTGGGCTGCGCGCCGACCGAACTCACCCCCGTGCCTTCCGACGACGACGCGAAAGACATCGCCGTCACCGTGCAGGTATCGGACAACCGATTCGAGCCGGCTGAGGTCACGATCAAGCCGGGCCAAGCGGTGCGCTGGGAGTTCCTCGGCACGGCCAAACACGACGTGGTCTCCGACGACCGGAGCTTCGTGAGCGAGCTCATGCGGGACGGCAGCTACACCCACGTTTTCGATGCGCCGGGCGAGTTCCCGTACCTGTGTTCCATCCACGCGGAGATGCGTGGCGTCGTTACGGTCGCCAGCCTCTAG
- a CDS encoding LLM class flavin-dependent oxidoreductase, protein MTLPPLSLLDLASVGDDGVGPALAACVDAAQVAEAAGYRRVWYAEHHNMPSIASSATAVLIAHVAAHTSTIRVGSGGIMLPNHSPLVIAEQFGTLAELHPNRIDLGLGRAPGGDGATFRALRRSPQASDSFPQDVIELQRLLGDDLPRDAVNAYPGRGTNVPLTILGSSMFGASLAAQLGLPYAFASHFAPQALRGAVAHYREAYRPSEAHPEPYVYTAINVVAAETDEEADARFEHVKVDRIRRFLSRGRERDLTVEEAETLRETPAGQEILGMLTHRAVGGPERVREQLAGFAAYSNADELITVHASASLEERLTSIRLTGAGSAS, encoded by the coding sequence ATGACCCTCCCTCCCCTCTCTCTGCTCGATCTTGCGTCCGTCGGCGATGACGGGGTGGGCCCAGCGCTTGCCGCGTGCGTCGACGCCGCACAGGTCGCCGAGGCCGCGGGCTATCGCCGCGTTTGGTACGCCGAGCACCACAACATGCCGTCGATCGCATCGAGCGCGACCGCGGTGCTCATCGCCCACGTCGCCGCGCACACGAGCACGATTCGGGTCGGCTCCGGCGGGATCATGCTGCCGAATCACTCCCCACTCGTCATCGCCGAACAGTTCGGCACGCTCGCCGAGCTACACCCGAACCGGATCGACCTCGGGCTCGGCCGCGCCCCCGGTGGCGACGGCGCGACGTTCCGCGCGCTACGCCGCAGTCCGCAGGCCTCCGACAGTTTTCCGCAAGACGTGATCGAGCTGCAGCGCCTCCTCGGGGACGACCTCCCCCGCGACGCCGTGAACGCCTACCCCGGCCGCGGCACCAACGTGCCCCTCACGATCCTGGGCTCGAGCATGTTTGGGGCCAGCCTCGCAGCCCAACTCGGCCTGCCCTACGCGTTTGCGTCGCACTTCGCGCCGCAGGCGTTGCGCGGAGCCGTCGCGCACTATCGCGAGGCGTACCGCCCGAGCGAGGCCCACCCCGAGCCCTACGTGTACACCGCCATCAACGTGGTCGCGGCCGAGACAGACGAAGAGGCGGACGCCCGCTTCGAGCACGTGAAGGTCGACCGGATCCGGCGCTTCCTCTCGCGTGGGCGCGAGCGGGATTTGACCGTTGAAGAGGCCGAGACGCTGCGTGAAACGCCCGCGGGGCAGGAGATTCTCGGCATGCTCACCCACCGCGCCGTCGGCGGCCCCGAGCGCGTGCGCGAACAGCTCGCTGGCTTCGCCGCGTACTCGAATGCCGACGAACTCATCACGGTGCACGCGTCGGCGTCGCTCGAGGAACGCCTCACCTCGATCCGACTCACCGGGGCCGGGTCGGCTTCGTGA
- a CDS encoding ankyrin repeat domain-containing protein has product MPWRSKRGSGLRRAAISLALTASVALAATACAADAPAAPTQPAPASEPAPAPMPAPPTAEERASATAALFVAVGASDAPAADAAIAAGADLESRNELGQTPLVAATKANSIEIALLLLDAGADPNAKDGIEDSAFLYAGAEGFNEILVATLAHGADVNSLNRFAGTALIPASEHAHIDTVRILIDAGVPLDHMNNFGWTALHEAIVLGDGGDGAAQVVRMLLEAGADPRLPSGGGVSPRDLAVNSGRWNLVAEIDRFLTR; this is encoded by the coding sequence TTGCCCTGGCGTAGCAAGCGGGGCAGCGGGCTCCGTCGGGCGGCGATCTCCCTCGCCCTGACCGCGTCCGTCGCGCTGGCCGCCACCGCCTGCGCGGCGGACGCCCCGGCGGCCCCCACGCAGCCGGCGCCCGCGTCCGAGCCGGCGCCGGCACCCATGCCCGCGCCGCCCACCGCCGAGGAGCGCGCATCGGCGACCGCCGCATTGTTCGTCGCAGTGGGCGCGAGCGACGCGCCCGCTGCGGATGCGGCCATCGCGGCGGGGGCGGACCTGGAGAGCCGGAACGAGCTCGGTCAGACCCCGCTCGTCGCGGCGACGAAGGCGAACTCGATCGAGATCGCACTGCTGCTGCTTGACGCGGGCGCCGACCCGAACGCGAAGGACGGCATCGAGGACTCGGCGTTTCTCTACGCCGGCGCCGAGGGATTCAACGAGATCCTCGTGGCGACGCTGGCACACGGAGCCGACGTCAACAGCCTGAATCGATTCGCGGGAACCGCGCTCATCCCCGCAAGCGAACACGCCCACATCGACACGGTGCGGATCCTGATCGATGCGGGGGTGCCGCTCGACCACATGAACAATTTTGGCTGGACCGCCCTGCACGAGGCGATCGTGCTGGGGGACGGCGGGGACGGGGCGGCGCAGGTCGTCCGCATGCTGCTCGAGGCCGGGGCGGACCCGCGGCTGCCCTCGGGCGGCGGGGTTTCGCCCCGAGACCTCGCCGTGAATAGCGGGCGCTGGAACCTCGTCGCGGAGATTGACCGCTTCCTGACGCGATAG
- a CDS encoding heme-binding protein translates to MTTNRTLIVTAATLLAASAGLVGCTSATAEKPQTSAAAATVVHEGNTVSSARLSAQTATVAAQAALAQCEADGLGFVTVAVVDRNGQLQALVRGNNAAEHTIEAAQQKAYTSAAFGASTSDLVERADENGLHRLPGTLFMPGGVSVKLGDASIAGIGVGGAPSGMADQQCAAAGLAAIEAEVALA, encoded by the coding sequence ATGACTACGAACCGCACACTGATCGTCACCGCCGCAACGCTTCTGGCCGCATCTGCCGGGCTCGTTGGCTGCACGAGCGCCACGGCGGAGAAGCCGCAAACCTCGGCAGCTGCCGCGACCGTGGTGCACGAGGGCAACACCGTTTCGTCCGCTCGCCTGAGCGCACAGACGGCGACCGTCGCCGCCCAGGCCGCGCTCGCGCAGTGCGAGGCCGACGGTCTAGGCTTCGTGACCGTCGCGGTCGTCGACCGCAATGGCCAGCTGCAGGCGCTGGTGCGCGGCAACAACGCCGCCGAGCACACCATCGAGGCGGCCCAGCAGAAGGCGTACACCTCCGCAGCGTTCGGTGCGAGCACGAGCGACCTAGTGGAGCGCGCGGACGAGAACGGCCTGCACCGCCTCCCCGGCACGCTCTTCATGCCGGGTGGGGTCAGCGTGAAACTCGGCGACGCCTCGATCGCAGGTATCGGGGTTGGCGGGGCACCGTCGGGTATGGCGGACCAACAGTGCGCGGCGGCGGGCCTCGCGGCGATTGAAGCTGAAGTTGCCCTGGCGTAG
- a CDS encoding sensor histidine kinase: protein MAIPLSPDARAARGLAAMNLAVDIGFAALLLICSLRYFSNHPFGSLGVLVLVLALGSGAAYAFAAVAARAAAGLARQRAGILIATGLWLPLVVIAPSYGWCAFALFVAVYRVLRGASALIASALIVISVSVGLLLMSKGEDLGLVLGPFLGGFVLTLAYRGLTQSLDDGRQLIAQLVDTRAQLAQSEREAGGLAERGRVASELHDTVVQRTASALLLLESEELQRGSSPAVVQAQELLRVSLTETRQLMHGLVLAGVAREPLAASMQELGRKYDASVEVIGDERVVAESTAHALLRVAQEALINANKHADAPARKLTLTFFGDAVGVDIADNGVGFDPDLRDPSGAGYGLRAMAWRVENLGGVFTLESAAGAGTVVAGVIPNHRNEPAEGAA, encoded by the coding sequence ATGGCCATCCCACTCTCACCCGACGCGCGCGCCGCCCGCGGCCTCGCCGCGATGAACCTCGCGGTGGATATTGGCTTCGCTGCCCTCCTGCTGATCTGCTCACTCCGCTACTTCAGTAACCACCCGTTCGGGTCGCTCGGCGTGCTCGTGCTCGTGTTGGCTCTGGGTTCGGGGGCCGCATACGCCTTCGCCGCCGTGGCCGCGCGGGCAGCAGCGGGTCTCGCCCGGCAGCGCGCAGGGATCCTGATTGCGACGGGGCTCTGGCTGCCGCTCGTGGTCATCGCACCCTCGTACGGCTGGTGCGCGTTCGCGCTCTTTGTCGCGGTCTATCGGGTGCTGCGCGGGGCATCGGCGCTGATCGCATCGGCGCTGATCGTGATTTCAGTGAGCGTCGGCCTGCTGCTGATGTCGAAGGGCGAGGACCTCGGGCTGGTTCTGGGCCCGTTCCTCGGCGGGTTTGTGCTGACTCTCGCCTATCGTGGGCTCACCCAGTCGCTCGACGACGGCCGTCAACTGATCGCCCAGCTCGTCGACACCCGGGCGCAGTTGGCGCAGTCGGAGCGAGAGGCGGGCGGACTGGCCGAACGCGGGCGGGTGGCGAGCGAGCTCCACGACACTGTGGTCCAGCGCACCGCAAGTGCGTTGCTGCTTTTGGAGTCGGAGGAGCTGCAGCGAGGCTCTTCTCCCGCGGTGGTGCAGGCGCAGGAGTTACTGCGGGTGAGCCTGACGGAGACCCGGCAGCTCATGCACGGGCTCGTTCTGGCCGGGGTGGCGCGCGAGCCGCTCGCCGCCTCGATGCAGGAGCTCGGGCGCAAGTACGACGCGTCGGTCGAGGTCATCGGTGACGAGCGCGTGGTCGCGGAGTCCACCGCACATGCCTTGCTGCGCGTCGCCCAGGAGGCGCTCATCAACGCGAACAAGCACGCGGACGCCCCGGCACGCAAGCTCACGCTGACCTTCTTCGGCGACGCGGTGGGTGTGGACATCGCCGACAACGGCGTGGGTTTCGATCCTGATCTCCGTGACCCGAGCGGTGCCGGGTATGGCCTGCGCGCCATGGCTTGGCGGGTCGAGAATCTGGGCGGAGTGTTCACCCTGGAAAGTGCCGCGGGTGCCGGCACGGTGGTCGCGGGAGTGATTCCCAACCATCGAAACGAGCCGGCGGAAGGCGCAGCATGA
- a CDS encoding response regulator transcription factor, with amino-acid sequence MIRILLVDDHPVLRHGIQSLLATQRDFEVVADAGNAADAVALATRESVDVVLMDLDLGSGEEGGIAATRKIVRACPQTRVIVFTAYDSDADIVRAVEAGAVGYLVKDSRPAELFGAIRAAAGGAAALAGPIAARLLERMQHPGDVLTGRELEVLELAAAGLANRALAAKLMVSEATVKTHLHHIFTKLDVDSRQAAVASAIKSGLIRL; translated from the coding sequence ATGATCCGCATCCTGCTCGTCGACGATCACCCCGTGCTGCGCCACGGTATTCAGTCGCTGCTCGCGACGCAGCGCGACTTCGAGGTCGTCGCGGATGCTGGGAACGCGGCAGACGCGGTGGCGCTCGCCACGCGCGAGAGTGTTGACGTTGTTCTCATGGACCTGGACCTCGGTTCGGGCGAGGAGGGCGGGATCGCGGCCACGCGCAAGATCGTCCGCGCCTGTCCCCAGACGCGCGTCATTGTCTTCACGGCGTACGACTCGGACGCGGACATCGTGCGCGCGGTCGAGGCTGGTGCGGTCGGCTACCTCGTCAAGGACAGCCGCCCGGCCGAACTCTTCGGGGCGATTCGGGCGGCGGCGGGTGGGGCGGCGGCGCTCGCCGGCCCGATCGCGGCGCGGCTGCTCGAACGGATGCAGCACCCGGGGGACGTCCTCACCGGGCGCGAGCTCGAGGTGTTGGAGCTCGCCGCCGCCGGCCTGGCGAATCGAGCTCTCGCCGCGAAGCTCATGGTGAGCGAGGCGACCGTGAAGACGCATCTGCACCATATTTTCACCAAGCTGGACGTCGATAGCCGGCAGGCGGCGGTCGCGAGCGCGATCAAGAGCGGGCTCATTCGGCTGTAG
- a CDS encoding ankyrin repeat domain-containing protein yields MNTSTRRRWPALLLLALPLALSACAAEPIATEQTTPSPSAPASTPSPTPAPKPTEVPPELPQAELDARLRAAAWANDVDAAKQLIEQGADVNAKDDTVQSAYLIATSEGRLELLRLTLAHGANVHDLDSWVGTGLIRAAERGHWDVVGELIQAGTPLDHVNRIGYQAIHEAVWLGRDDPTYHATVRVLVAGGVQFQAPSGFEGLTPLQMAYSKGYPTQAALLEALAATPLPADPVPALLAAAAVGDANGVALALRAGAPADSVDTQGRSALEIAEHAGHLASAQVIRALGG; encoded by the coding sequence GTGAACACTTCGACCCGTCGGCGCTGGCCGGCCCTCCTCTTGCTCGCGCTGCCGTTGGCGCTCTCCGCCTGCGCGGCCGAGCCCATCGCCACCGAGCAGACGACACCTTCACCGTCCGCGCCGGCTTCGACCCCCTCGCCCACCCCTGCGCCCAAACCCACCGAGGTACCGCCAGAGCTGCCCCAGGCCGAGCTCGACGCTCGCCTCCGCGCCGCGGCCTGGGCCAACGACGTCGACGCCGCGAAACAGCTCATCGAACAGGGCGCCGACGTGAACGCGAAGGACGACACCGTACAGTCCGCGTATCTCATCGCCACGAGTGAGGGCCGGCTCGAGTTGCTGCGCCTCACGCTCGCACACGGCGCGAACGTGCACGACCTCGACAGCTGGGTCGGCACCGGCCTCATCCGCGCCGCGGAGCGTGGGCATTGGGACGTCGTGGGCGAGCTGATCCAAGCGGGAACTCCCCTCGATCACGTCAACCGGATCGGCTACCAGGCGATCCACGAGGCGGTCTGGCTCGGCCGCGACGACCCGACCTACCACGCGACCGTGCGGGTGCTCGTCGCCGGCGGCGTCCAGTTCCAGGCACCCTCCGGATTCGAGGGCCTCACTCCGCTCCAGATGGCCTACTCGAAGGGGTACCCCACCCAGGCCGCGCTGCTCGAGGCGCTTGCGGCCACGCCGCTGCCGGCCGATCCGGTGCCGGCGTTGCTCGCAGCGGCCGCGGTAGGGGACGCGAACGGGGTGGCCCTCGCGCTGCGGGCGGGCGCTCCCGCAGACAGCGTCGACACTCAGGGGCGCAGCGCCCTCGAGATCGCGGAGCACGCGGGGCACCTCGCCTCAGCGCAAGTGATTCGCGCGCTCGGCGGGTAG